One genomic segment of Anas platyrhynchos isolate ZD024472 breed Pekin duck chromosome 32, IASCAAS_PekinDuck_T2T, whole genome shotgun sequence includes these proteins:
- the LOC140000479 gene encoding apoptosis-associated speck-like protein containing a CARD → MEKIMAHLLRETLEELGRYAFPRFKRELSKIQPEEQYERIELESLMGLSRAALAELLCSHYGQPYCVKVTVRVLKAMGRSTLAYALLHRLTDGANFVERYKKIVIQQSSNVANVIMALLHEHVLTSEQSDSIMSERTNHKRMQKLYELVPTWDVTKKYCLYKVLCATNPILTLAYTDPWEDIFYPQGPQKHTIELQGPRAQSGFSNQGGLWAKSGLSNQGGPPAQSVYIVPDDPWEDIFYPQGEL, encoded by the exons ATGGAGAAAATCATGGCACATCTCCTGCGGGAAACCCTTGAAGAGCTAGGGAGATACGCCTTCCCGAGATTCAAGAGGGAACTCAGTAAAATCCAGCCCGAGGAGCAGTATGAGCGCATCGAACTGGAGAGCCTGATGGGGCTGTCACGAGCAGCCCTCGCCGAGCTGCTGTGCAGCCACTACGGACAGCCCTATTGTGTGAAGGTTACAGTCAGAGTGCTGAAGGCCATGGGAAGGAGCACCCTGGCATATGCACTCCTGCACAGGCTGACCGATG GGGCAAATTTTGTCGAGCGCTACAAAAAAATTGTGATCCAGCAATCCTCTAATGTGGCTAATGTCATCATGGCTCTCCTCCATGAACATGTACTGACCTCTGAGCAGTCTGACAGCATCATGTCAGAAAGAACCAACCACAAGAGAATGCAGAAGCTCTATGAACTAGTGCCAACGTGGGATGTCACAAAGAAATATTGCCTGTATAAGGTTCTATGTGCAACAAATCCAATTCTCACTTTAGCATATACAG ATCCCTGGGAAGACATTTTCTATCCTCAAG GTCCCCAGAAACACACTATAGAACTTCAAG GTCCCCGGGCACAGTCTGGCTTTAGTAATCAGGGTG GTCTCTGGGCAAAGTCTGGCCTTAGTAATCAGGGCG GTCCGCCGGCACAGTCTGTCTATATAGTTCCAGATG ATCCCTGGGAAGACATTTTCTATCCTCAAGGTGAGCTCTGA